A genomic region of Brienomyrus brachyistius isolate T26 chromosome 6, BBRACH_0.4, whole genome shotgun sequence contains the following coding sequences:
- the lamb2l gene encoding laminin subunit beta-2 isoform X3 produces MAVYLATGNVSGGVCDNCLHNTMGRNCEMCKPFYYQDPARDIRDPAVCVPCDCDPMGSLKDGECDSYTNPSLGMIAGQCYCKLNVRGVRCDYCKEGFFGLSESDPQGCQPCHCDSRGIVSLASPCDQISGDCVCKRHVTGRYCSECQTEYWGLNNGVSGCRPCDCDFGGAYDNRCIMEDGQCKCLPHLVGRQCSDVQSGYFCASLDFYKYEAEDAEGRSPDSQSLPGHPRPKAEVDCVQHLNNQLQRHRRHRRIASMQQQRAALRRIRQLQQKPDIQIINRVRTPDQMVTWTGPGFARVKDGAGLVFTISNISYAMDYDILIRYEPESTEDWEAIVSIRSVELPSSTRCGNVLPTEQIYTVTLPHHGRYSQMPRPFCFEPNNRYVIAIRFQRHQATHRHLTAFILIDSLVLIPKYTDLPGFLEGTPASEHRRQEMLHYMCVGSFMMAPLPPLAEMCTKLICSISAVMHGGALPCNCNPQGSLSTECEKVGGQCQCKPNVMGRQCDQCAPGTYGFGGPYGCTACECHKSGSHSHQCDPVTGQCPCRAGASGQRCADCQPGQWGFPYCRPCQCNGHADNCNSQTGACRGCRDYTTGDYCDRCAEGFYGNPVLGSVEHCRPCPCPGTLGSGHSCHAEHNQIVCHCQQGYTGAQCDRCAPGFFGDPKRQGGECRPCQCNNNNDPLDPESCDPHTGQCLKCLYNTAGPSCSQCREGYYGNALLRDCRHCTCVTAGTLLTHCTGGHCSCDQQTGACLCRPNVVGRNCDECAPNHWNFGTDWGCEPCGCHPDHSAGSHCNLFTGQCHCRPGFWGRNCSECPQFSWGDPEVRCQECNCNPEGSKRQQCDRLTGECDCVEKATGTLCDTCARNYTGRFPHCNPCHPCFRQWDTVVQELQKDLDQIRDNVRQIQETGVAPGIGDSRIRDLERKLATIRDLIAHGVGDKVFELISQALDELRAEIALTDGRLMGLANELNDSMVAEGRLRQNLTQLEDDLRDMNITLAQKWHDLDNLRSAGFAEQYERVRKYYRESQNAEHLCNSSVSGPDSPVTQSADTRQQVEDLLASNRDGLLHTMTAQNKSLVDLQMKTEGLDQTVRNLSEKVCGGHGNLTDNGTCLESLCGGSGCKDSEGQRQCGGEGCSGAVSAAARALTKANNVTQSINMVNEELDMVAKKLRDVRMLTNDMKTKAMGTLEKAQSKKTSFENSNKKLKDFIKEIRDFLTEEGADPESIEKVAQKVLNISLPVNASDLAKVVEEIKKSIVNLTNTESIFNHTFAELQKAMDLLHEAKDVKMQAEGVKDTSNQTKQALDDARKAVDAAKEALRTTEENLGNTNLSISEIASKLNNTEQKLMDAMMKLANLSEAVEPLKNKTKQNRQMAWEAKAESDNATQAADGLQQEVEDATKKYKDLQDKIEAMGGGTGGLGNITQRAEDIKKQAEYLLNKATKGMEDLQKLEDTFLSNEKTMQSQKDELEVLEKNVTLIMEDIREKVKYYSTCLK; encoded by the exons ATGGCTGTGTACCTGGCCACGGGGAATGTGAGCGGCGGCGTGTGTGACAACTGCCTACACAACACCATGGGGCGTAACTGCGAGATGTGCAAGCCCTTCTACTACCAGGACCCTGCCAGGGACATCCGGGACCCCGCAGTGTGTGTCC CCTGCGACTGTGACCCCATGGGCTCCCTGAAAGATGGTGAGTGTGACTCCTATACAAATCCCAGCTTGGGCATGATCGCCGGGCAGTGCTACTGCAAGCTCAACGTGAGGGGTGTGCGCTGCGACTACTGCAAGGAGGGCTTCTTTGGCCTCAGCGAGAGCGACCCGCAGGGCTGCCAGC CGTGTCACTGTGACTCGCGGGGCATCGTCTCTCTGGCTTCACCCTGCGACCAGATCAGCGGCGACTGCGTCTGCAAGAGGCATGTCACCGGCCGCTACTGCAGCGAGTGTCAG ACTGAGTACTGGGGGCTCAACAACGGTGTCTCTGGGTGCCGGCCGTGTGACTGCGACTTCGGAGGAGCTTATGACAACAG gtgcaTAATGGAAGATGGACAGTGCAAATGTCTCCCCCACCTGGTGGGGCGCCAGTGCTCAGACGTGCAATCGGGGTACTTCTGTGCGTCGCTGGACTTCTACAAGTACGAGGCGGAGGATGCCGAGGGTCGCTCGCCGGACAGCCAGTCCCTGCCA GGACACCCACGACCAAAGGCTGAAGTCGATTGTGTGCAGCATCTGAACAACCAGCTTCAGAGGCACCGCCGTCACCGCCGCATAGCCAGCATGCAGCAGCAGAGGGCAGCACTGAGACGCATCCGCCAGCTGCAGCAAAAA CCAGATATACAGATCATTAACAGGGTCAGGACTCCTGACCAAATGGTCACCTGGACTGGACCTGGGTTCGCCAGGGTCAAGGATGGCGCCGGCCTTGTGTTTACCATCAGCAACATCTCATATGCTATGGACTATGACATCCTGATTCGATATGAGCCAGAG TCCACAGAAGACTGGGAAGCCATAGTCAGTATCAGGTCTGTGGAGCTGCCCTCTAGCACCCGTTGTGGGAATGTCCTGCCCACCGAACAGATTTACACTGTCACCCTGCCACACCATGGAAG GTACTCACAGATGCCTCGGCccttctgctttgagccaaatAACCGATACGTTATAGCCATCCGCTTCCAGCGACACCAAGCCACTCACCGCCATCTGACTGCCTTCATTCTGATTGACTCG CTAGTTCTTATCCCCAAGTACACGGACCTGCCTGGCTTTTTGGAGGGCACGCCTGCATCAGAACACCGCCGTCAGGAGATGCTGCACTATATGTGTGTGGGCTCCTTCATGATGGCGCCCCTGCCACCTTTGGCAGAGATGTGCACCAAGCTCATTTGCAGCATCTCTGCTGTGATGCACGGCGGTGCCCTGC CTTGTAATTGTAACCCCCAGGGGTCGCTCAGCACAGAGTGCGAAAAGGTCGGAGGTCAGTGTCAGTGTAAGCCCAATGTGATGGGTCGCCAGTGCGACCAGTGTGCCCCAGGAACCTACGGCTTTGGGGGACCTTACGGCTGCACTG cttgCGAATGCCACAAGTCAGGATCCCACAGCCACCAGTGTGACCCGGTGACGGGTCAGTGCCCCTGCAGGGCAGGGGCCAGTGGACAGCGCTGTGCCGACTGCCAACCCGGCCAGTGGGGCTTCCCCTACTGCAGACCATGCCAATGCAATGGACACGCGGACAACTGCAACAGCCAGACGGGTGCCTGCCGCGGCTGCAGGGATTATACCACAGGGGACTACTGTGACAG ATGTGCGGaaggtttctatggaaacccgGTGCTAGGCTCTGTGGAGCACTGCCGCCCGTGCCCATGCCCCGGGACCCTAGGCAGCGGCCACTCCTGCCATGCTGAGCACAATCAGATCGTCTGTCACTGCCAACAGGGCTACACAG GTGCACAGTGTGACCGCTGTGCCCCTGGTTTCTTCGGGGACCCTAAAAGGCAAGGAGGAGAGTGCCGCCCTTGTCAGTGCAACAACAACAATGACCCCCTGGACCCTGAGTCATGTGACCCTCACACTGGCCAGTGTCTCAAGTGCTTGTATAATACAGCTGGTCCATCCTGCTCCCAGTGCAGAGAGGGCTACTATGGGAACGCCTTGCTCCGGGACTGCAGAC ACTGCACCTGCGTGACAGCAGGCACGCTGCTGACCCACTGCACGGGGGGTCATTGTTCCTGTGACCAGCAGACGGGGGCGTGTCTGTGCCGACCCAATGTGGTGGGACGCAACTGCGACGAGTGCGCACCCAATCACTGGAACTTCGGGACAGACTGGGGCTGCGAGCCATGCGGCTGCCACCCTGACCACAGTGCCGGGTCACACTGCAACCTG TTCACTGGGCAGTGCCACTGCCGCCCCGGGTTCTGGGGAAGGAACTGTTCTGAGTGTCCTCAGTTCTCCTGGGGAGACCCTGAGGTCAGATGCCAAG AATGCAACTGTAACCCAGAGGGCTCCAAGAGGCAGCAGTGTGACCGACTGACGGGGGAGTGCGATTGTGTAGAGAAGGCGACAGGGACCCTCTGTGACACGTGCGCACGCAACTACACTGGCAGATTCCCCCACTGCAATCCCTGCCACCCCTGCTTCAGACAATGGGACACCGTGGTGCAGGAGCTGCAGAAGGACCTAGATCAAATCAGAGACAACGTTCGGCAGATTCAGGAAACTGGCGTCGCCCCAGGAATCGGCGACAGTCGCATTCGGGACCTGGAGAGGAAGCTAGCCACCATCCGGGATTTGATTGCCCATGGGGTGGGAGACAAGGTCTTCGAGCTGATCAGCCAGGCCCTCGACGAGCTGAG GGCGGAGATTGCTCTGACTGACGGCCGACTGATGGGCCTGGCCAATGAGTTGAATGACAGCATGGTGGCCGAGGGACGGCTGCGCCAGAACCTGACACAGCTAGAGGACGACCTCAGAGACATGAACATCACATTAGCTCAGAAGTGGCACGACCTGGACAATTTGCGTAGCGCTGGGTTCGCAG AGCAGTATGAAAGAGTGCGTAAGTACTACAGGGAGTCCCAAAACGCGGAGCACCTGTGCAATTCCTCGGTGTCAGGCCCGGACAGCCCCGTGACCCAGTCCGCTGACACGCGCCAGCAGGTTGAAGACCTGCTTGCCAGTAATCGTGACGGTCTTCTGCACACGATGACTGCTCAGAACAAATCCCTGGTCGATCTGCAGATGAAAACCGAAGGCCTGGACCAGACAGTGCGGAACCTAAGTGAAAAA GTGTGCGGTGGTCATGGGAACCTCACCGATAATGGCACCTGCCTGGAGAGTCTTTGTGGGGGCTCTGGCTGTAAGGACAGTGAAGGACAAAGGCAGTGTGGAGGAGAGGGGTGTTCCGGGGCTGTGAGTGCTGCAGCGAGAGCCTTAACGAAGGCCAACAATGTTACCCAGAGCATCAACATGGTTAACGAGGAGCTAGATATGGTCGCTAAGAAG CTCCGGGATGTGAGAATGCTTACCAATGACATGAAGACGAAGGCCATGGGGACTCTGGAAAAAGCACAGAGTAAGAAGACCTCTTTCGAAAATTCCAACAAGAAATTGAAGGATTTCATCAAGGAAATCAGAGATTTCCTCACAG AGGAGGGTGCAGATCCAGAGAGCATTGAGAAGGTGGCCCAGAAGGTGCTGAACATCTCCCTACCAGTCAATGCTAGTGACCTGGCCAAAGTCGTGGAGGAGATCAAAAAGAGCATTGTCAACCTCACCAACACTGAGAGCATCTTCAACCACACTTTCGCTGAGCTTCAGAAAGCCATGGACCTGCTACATGAGGCAAAGGATGTGAA GATGCAGGCAGAGGGGGTGAAGGACACCAGCAACCAGACGAAACAGGCCTTGGACGACGCACGGAAGGCCGTCGATGCAGCCAAAGAGGCTCTGAGGACTACTGAGGAGAACCTCGGCAACACTAATTTATCCATTTCTGAG ATAGCCAGTAAGCTCAATAACACAGAACAGAAGCTTATGGATGCCATGATGAAGCTGGCCAACCTCTCAGAGGCGGTGGAACCATTGAAGAATAAGACCAAGCAGAACAGGCAGATGGCCTGGGAGGCCAAGGCTGAATCTGATAATGCTACCCAGGCCGCTGATGGACTGCAGcag GAGGTTGAAGatgcaacaaaaaaatacaaagacCTGCAGGACAAAATAGAAGCAATGGGTGGAGGTACTGGAGGGCTGGGTAATATAACACAGAGGGCTGAGGACATCAAGAAGCAAGCTGAATATCTGCTGAACAAGGCCACCAAGGGCATGGAAGATCTGCAAA AACTTGAGGACACATTTCTGAGTAATGAGAAGACGATGCAGTCTCAGAAAGATGAGTTGGAAGTTTTGGAGAAGAACGTCACCCTTATCATGGAGGACATACGGGAGAAAGTCAAGTATTACAGCACATGCTTGAAGTAG
- the lamb2l gene encoding laminin subunit beta-2 isoform X2: MGTCCVRSLHFMAGCFSLVFLALSTFAQNLPSAPHGCTDGSCYPATGNLLVGRAANLTATSTCGLHVPEQYCIVSHLLEKDKCFSCSSTSPYDPVKNKYSHRVENVIYLKDRDGNLNWWQSVNGEENVTLRLDLETEFHFTHLIMKFRTFRPAAMIIERSMNFGRSWNPYRYFSYNCTRMFPSVPARAPRFVTDVICEERYSNIEPSTNGEVIYKVLDPAIHVKDPYSRDIQDLLRITNLRIKFIKLHTLGDNLLDRRPDVLEKYYYAVYELVVRGSCFCYGHASECTPIPGITGNEVGMIHGRCVCKHNTEGLNCERCKDFHQDLPWRPAELGKPHTCRECNCNRHSDKCHFDMAVYLATGNVSGGVCDNCLHNTMGRNCEMCKPFYYQDPARDIRDPAVCVPCDCDPMGSLKDGECDSYTNPSLGMIAGQCYCKLNVRGVRCDYCKEGFFGLSESDPQGCQPCHCDSRGIVSLASPCDQISGDCVCKRHVTGRYCSECQTEYWGLNNGVSGCRPCDCDFGGAYDNRCIMEDGQCKCLPHLVGRQCSDVQSGYFCASLDFYKYEAEDAEGRSPDSQSLPGHPRPKAEVDCVQHLNNQLQRHRRHRRIASMQQQRAALRRIRQLQQKPDIQIINRVRTPDQMVTWTGPGFARVKDGAGLVFTISNISYAMDYDILIRYEPESTEDWEAIVSIRSVELPSSTRCGNVLPTEQIYTVTLPHHGRYSQMPRPFCFEPNNRYVIAIRFQRHQATHRHLTAFILIDSLVLIPKYTDLPGFLEGTPASEHRRQEMLHYMCVGSFMMAPLPPLAEMCTKLICSISAVMHGGALPCNCNPQGSLSTECEKVGGQCQCKPNVMGRQCDQCAPGTYGFGGPYGCTACECHKSGSHSHQCDPVTGQCPCRAGASGQRCADCQPGQWGFPYCRPCQCNGHADNCNSQTGACRGCRDYTTGDYCDRCAEGFYGNPVLGSVEHCRPCPCPGTLGSGHSCHAEHNQIVCHCQQGYTGAQCDRCAPGFFGDPKRQGGECRPCQCNNNNDPLDPESCDPHTGQCLKCLYNTAGPSCSQCREGYYGNALLRDCRHCTCVTAGTLLTHCTGGHCSCDQQTGACLCRPNVVGRNCDECAPNHWNFGTDWGCEPCGCHPDHSAGSHCNLFTGQCHCRPGFWGRNCSECPQFSWGDPEVRCQECNCNPEGSKRQQCDRLTGECDCVEKATGTLCDTCARNYTGRFPHCNPCHPCFRQWDTVVQELQKDLDQIRDNVRQIQETGVAPGIGDSRIRDLERKLATIRDLIAHGVGDKVFELISQALDELRAEIALTDGRLMGLANELNDSMVAEGRLRQNLTQLEDDLRDMNITLAQKWHDLDNLRSAGFAEQYERVRKYYRESQNAEHLCNSSVSGPDSPVTQSADTRQQVEDLLASNRDGLLHTMTAQNKSLVDLQMKTEGLDQTVRNLSEKVCGGHGNLTDNGTCLESLCGGSGCKDSEGQRQCGGEGCSGAVSAAARALTKANNVTQSINMVNEELDMVAKKLRDVRMLTNDMKTKAMGTLEKAQSKKTSFENSNKKLKDFIKEIRDFLTEEGADPESIEKVAQKVLNISLPVNASDLAKVVEEIKKSIVNLTNTESIFNHTFAELQKAMDLLHEAKDVKMQAEGVKDTSNQTKQALDDARKAVDAAKEALRTTEENLGNTNLSISEIASKLNNTEQKLMDAMMKLANLSEAVEPLKNKTKQNRQMAWEAKAESDNATQAADGLQQEVEDATKKYKDLQDKIEAMGGGTGGLGNITQRAEDIKKQAEYLLNKATKGMEDLQKLEDTFLSNEKTMQSQKDELEVLEKNVTLIMEDIREKVKYYSTCLK; the protein is encoded by the exons ACCTTCAGGCCCGCTGCCATGATCATTGAACGCTCTATGAATTTCGGTCGATCTTGGAATCCCTACCGCTACTTCTCCTACAACTGCACCAGGATGTTCCCTTCTGTGCCTGCCCGCGCCCCCCGTTTCGTCACCGACGTCATCTGTGAGGAGCGCTACTCTAACATCGAGCCTTCCACTAATGGGGAG GTCATTTACAAAGTGCTTGATCCTGCTATTCATGTGAAAGACCCCTACAGTCGTGACATTCAAG ATCTTCTCCGGATCACCAACCTGCGCATCAAATTCATCAAGCTGCACACCTTAGGGGATAACCTTCTGGACCGACGTCCGGATGTGCTGGAGAAATACTACTATGCCGTGTACGAGCTGGTGGTGCGAGGCAGTTGCTTCTGCTACGGTCATGCCTCTGAGTGCACCCCCATTCCTGGCATCACGGGCAATGAAGTCGGCATG ATCCACGGTCGGTGTGTCTGCAAGCACAACACGGAGGGGCTGAACTGCGAGCGCTGCAAGGACTTCCACCAAGATCTGCCCTGGAGGCCGGCTGAGCTGGGGAAGCCACATACCTGCAGAG AATGCAACTGCAACCGGCATTCCGACAAGTGCCACTTCGACATGGCTGTGTACCTGGCCACGGGGAATGTGAGCGGCGGCGTGTGTGACAACTGCCTACACAACACCATGGGGCGTAACTGCGAGATGTGCAAGCCCTTCTACTACCAGGACCCTGCCAGGGACATCCGGGACCCCGCAGTGTGTGTCC CCTGCGACTGTGACCCCATGGGCTCCCTGAAAGATGGTGAGTGTGACTCCTATACAAATCCCAGCTTGGGCATGATCGCCGGGCAGTGCTACTGCAAGCTCAACGTGAGGGGTGTGCGCTGCGACTACTGCAAGGAGGGCTTCTTTGGCCTCAGCGAGAGCGACCCGCAGGGCTGCCAGC CGTGTCACTGTGACTCGCGGGGCATCGTCTCTCTGGCTTCACCCTGCGACCAGATCAGCGGCGACTGCGTCTGCAAGAGGCATGTCACCGGCCGCTACTGCAGCGAGTGTCAG ACTGAGTACTGGGGGCTCAACAACGGTGTCTCTGGGTGCCGGCCGTGTGACTGCGACTTCGGAGGAGCTTATGACAACAG gtgcaTAATGGAAGATGGACAGTGCAAATGTCTCCCCCACCTGGTGGGGCGCCAGTGCTCAGACGTGCAATCGGGGTACTTCTGTGCGTCGCTGGACTTCTACAAGTACGAGGCGGAGGATGCCGAGGGTCGCTCGCCGGACAGCCAGTCCCTGCCA GGACACCCACGACCAAAGGCTGAAGTCGATTGTGTGCAGCATCTGAACAACCAGCTTCAGAGGCACCGCCGTCACCGCCGCATAGCCAGCATGCAGCAGCAGAGGGCAGCACTGAGACGCATCCGCCAGCTGCAGCAAAAA CCAGATATACAGATCATTAACAGGGTCAGGACTCCTGACCAAATGGTCACCTGGACTGGACCTGGGTTCGCCAGGGTCAAGGATGGCGCCGGCCTTGTGTTTACCATCAGCAACATCTCATATGCTATGGACTATGACATCCTGATTCGATATGAGCCAGAG TCCACAGAAGACTGGGAAGCCATAGTCAGTATCAGGTCTGTGGAGCTGCCCTCTAGCACCCGTTGTGGGAATGTCCTGCCCACCGAACAGATTTACACTGTCACCCTGCCACACCATGGAAG GTACTCACAGATGCCTCGGCccttctgctttgagccaaatAACCGATACGTTATAGCCATCCGCTTCCAGCGACACCAAGCCACTCACCGCCATCTGACTGCCTTCATTCTGATTGACTCG CTAGTTCTTATCCCCAAGTACACGGACCTGCCTGGCTTTTTGGAGGGCACGCCTGCATCAGAACACCGCCGTCAGGAGATGCTGCACTATATGTGTGTGGGCTCCTTCATGATGGCGCCCCTGCCACCTTTGGCAGAGATGTGCACCAAGCTCATTTGCAGCATCTCTGCTGTGATGCACGGCGGTGCCCTGC CTTGTAATTGTAACCCCCAGGGGTCGCTCAGCACAGAGTGCGAAAAGGTCGGAGGTCAGTGTCAGTGTAAGCCCAATGTGATGGGTCGCCAGTGCGACCAGTGTGCCCCAGGAACCTACGGCTTTGGGGGACCTTACGGCTGCACTG cttgCGAATGCCACAAGTCAGGATCCCACAGCCACCAGTGTGACCCGGTGACGGGTCAGTGCCCCTGCAGGGCAGGGGCCAGTGGACAGCGCTGTGCCGACTGCCAACCCGGCCAGTGGGGCTTCCCCTACTGCAGACCATGCCAATGCAATGGACACGCGGACAACTGCAACAGCCAGACGGGTGCCTGCCGCGGCTGCAGGGATTATACCACAGGGGACTACTGTGACAG ATGTGCGGaaggtttctatggaaacccgGTGCTAGGCTCTGTGGAGCACTGCCGCCCGTGCCCATGCCCCGGGACCCTAGGCAGCGGCCACTCCTGCCATGCTGAGCACAATCAGATCGTCTGTCACTGCCAACAGGGCTACACAG GTGCACAGTGTGACCGCTGTGCCCCTGGTTTCTTCGGGGACCCTAAAAGGCAAGGAGGAGAGTGCCGCCCTTGTCAGTGCAACAACAACAATGACCCCCTGGACCCTGAGTCATGTGACCCTCACACTGGCCAGTGTCTCAAGTGCTTGTATAATACAGCTGGTCCATCCTGCTCCCAGTGCAGAGAGGGCTACTATGGGAACGCCTTGCTCCGGGACTGCAGAC ACTGCACCTGCGTGACAGCAGGCACGCTGCTGACCCACTGCACGGGGGGTCATTGTTCCTGTGACCAGCAGACGGGGGCGTGTCTGTGCCGACCCAATGTGGTGGGACGCAACTGCGACGAGTGCGCACCCAATCACTGGAACTTCGGGACAGACTGGGGCTGCGAGCCATGCGGCTGCCACCCTGACCACAGTGCCGGGTCACACTGCAACCTG TTCACTGGGCAGTGCCACTGCCGCCCCGGGTTCTGGGGAAGGAACTGTTCTGAGTGTCCTCAGTTCTCCTGGGGAGACCCTGAGGTCAGATGCCAAG AATGCAACTGTAACCCAGAGGGCTCCAAGAGGCAGCAGTGTGACCGACTGACGGGGGAGTGCGATTGTGTAGAGAAGGCGACAGGGACCCTCTGTGACACGTGCGCACGCAACTACACTGGCAGATTCCCCCACTGCAATCCCTGCCACCCCTGCTTCAGACAATGGGACACCGTGGTGCAGGAGCTGCAGAAGGACCTAGATCAAATCAGAGACAACGTTCGGCAGATTCAGGAAACTGGCGTCGCCCCAGGAATCGGCGACAGTCGCATTCGGGACCTGGAGAGGAAGCTAGCCACCATCCGGGATTTGATTGCCCATGGGGTGGGAGACAAGGTCTTCGAGCTGATCAGCCAGGCCCTCGACGAGCTGAG GGCGGAGATTGCTCTGACTGACGGCCGACTGATGGGCCTGGCCAATGAGTTGAATGACAGCATGGTGGCCGAGGGACGGCTGCGCCAGAACCTGACACAGCTAGAGGACGACCTCAGAGACATGAACATCACATTAGCTCAGAAGTGGCACGACCTGGACAATTTGCGTAGCGCTGGGTTCGCAG AGCAGTATGAAAGAGTGCGTAAGTACTACAGGGAGTCCCAAAACGCGGAGCACCTGTGCAATTCCTCGGTGTCAGGCCCGGACAGCCCCGTGACCCAGTCCGCTGACACGCGCCAGCAGGTTGAAGACCTGCTTGCCAGTAATCGTGACGGTCTTCTGCACACGATGACTGCTCAGAACAAATCCCTGGTCGATCTGCAGATGAAAACCGAAGGCCTGGACCAGACAGTGCGGAACCTAAGTGAAAAA GTGTGCGGTGGTCATGGGAACCTCACCGATAATGGCACCTGCCTGGAGAGTCTTTGTGGGGGCTCTGGCTGTAAGGACAGTGAAGGACAAAGGCAGTGTGGAGGAGAGGGGTGTTCCGGGGCTGTGAGTGCTGCAGCGAGAGCCTTAACGAAGGCCAACAATGTTACCCAGAGCATCAACATGGTTAACGAGGAGCTAGATATGGTCGCTAAGAAG CTCCGGGATGTGAGAATGCTTACCAATGACATGAAGACGAAGGCCATGGGGACTCTGGAAAAAGCACAGAGTAAGAAGACCTCTTTCGAAAATTCCAACAAGAAATTGAAGGATTTCATCAAGGAAATCAGAGATTTCCTCACAG AGGAGGGTGCAGATCCAGAGAGCATTGAGAAGGTGGCCCAGAAGGTGCTGAACATCTCCCTACCAGTCAATGCTAGTGACCTGGCCAAAGTCGTGGAGGAGATCAAAAAGAGCATTGTCAACCTCACCAACACTGAGAGCATCTTCAACCACACTTTCGCTGAGCTTCAGAAAGCCATGGACCTGCTACATGAGGCAAAGGATGTGAA GATGCAGGCAGAGGGGGTGAAGGACACCAGCAACCAGACGAAACAGGCCTTGGACGACGCACGGAAGGCCGTCGATGCAGCCAAAGAGGCTCTGAGGACTACTGAGGAGAACCTCGGCAACACTAATTTATCCATTTCTGAG ATAGCCAGTAAGCTCAATAACACAGAACAGAAGCTTATGGATGCCATGATGAAGCTGGCCAACCTCTCAGAGGCGGTGGAACCATTGAAGAATAAGACCAAGCAGAACAGGCAGATGGCCTGGGAGGCCAAGGCTGAATCTGATAATGCTACCCAGGCCGCTGATGGACTGCAGcag GAGGTTGAAGatgcaacaaaaaaatacaaagacCTGCAGGACAAAATAGAAGCAATGGGTGGAGGTACTGGAGGGCTGGGTAATATAACACAGAGGGCTGAGGACATCAAGAAGCAAGCTGAATATCTGCTGAACAAGGCCACCAAGGGCATGGAAGATCTGCAAA AACTTGAGGACACATTTCTGAGTAATGAGAAGACGATGCAGTCTCAGAAAGATGAGTTGGAAGTTTTGGAGAAGAACGTCACCCTTATCATGGAGGACATACGGGAGAAAGTCAAGTATTACAGCACATGCTTGAAGTAG